Within the Marixanthomonas sp. SCSIO 43207 genome, the region ATTGGCAGTGTATTCTTCATTTTCTGCTATTACTTCTTGAGTTGTAAATCCTTGAATTTCTTTTATTCTACCTGAATACTTTAACTTAGTTCTAGGGCCGGTTCCATAATCACGTAAAGCAAAGTGCATACCCGGCCAGTATTTTAAATTCATAGGCAAAATATAACCTCCCTTTTTATTATGTTGTTCAAATAACCCCGTAATGGTAGAGTCTTTAACATTAAATACAAGACGTAAATCTGGTTGGTTTCTTTTTGAGTGAATTAGTAACGCTGTTTTCTCTTTTCCGAAGTAATATGAAAGCGTATCACTGCGTTTGTTACCGTTTTGATACTCTAGCGAAACAACTAAGTCAAAGCTTCCATTAAAAGATTGTGCGAGTAATTGATTGGAAATTAAACTGAAAAAGACAATAAGGGATATGTAAGTTTTTATCATAACAAAAGTGATGTATCTCAAGATACGCCTTTTAGTTATTTGATAACAGATGTTTTTTTGTCATAAAAACCTCACATAGATTGGTCGAAACAAAAAAAGAACGGCCCTTAGTAGAGAGCCGTTCAAACCAAATAAATCAATTAGCAACTAAACTAATTAATTAATGCAATAGTATATATTTAATTTTTTTAAGCAAAGTCCTTTAACGGTATTTTTTGAATTTTATCTATAGTGGGAAATTTTATTATTATGAATTTTCTCACTAATGAACATTCTTAATCTTCATCCTCATTTCGTTCTACAGCAATGATACTGTTTGCCGGAGTGGTAATTGTTGGTTCCTTTGTAAGGTCTAGAGTTGCTCCAGAGTTTGATAGCAATACAATTGAAAACATTTCAGGGTTTGTAAAGTTATTTTCGGCTACCATTAACTCTTTAAGGTTGTTGTTTTGGGTTAATTCGGTTGGTAATATTCCGCTTAATTGATTATCAAATACATTAAAAACCTCTAATGAATTAAGGTTTTTAACCGTAGCAGGAATGGCCCCATTAAATTTATTACTGCTTAAGTGTAGTTGTTTTAATTGAGTTAAATTTCCTATAGATGCAGGAATGGTTCCACTTAAGTCGTTACTATTGAATGCTAAAATTTTCAGGTGTTTCAGGTTTCCGATAGATGAAGGAAGTTCACCACTAATTTTATTAAATGATAACTCTAGGGTTTCAAGGTTGGTTAACTTTTCTATTGAAGCTGGAATAGTTCCTTCTACATTATTAAAAAGAAGTGTAATACCTGTAACCTTACCGTCTTCAATTGTAACACCTTCCCAATTTGAAATAGGTTTATCTAGTTGCCATGGAGTGTTCCAATTATCACCATTGGTCGCTTGGTAAAAATCAATAAGAGCTTGTTTTTCAACAGAACTTATTTGAGC harbors:
- a CDS encoding Two component regulator three Y domain protein; amino-acid sequence: MKKYLLFVLVTAYCSTLFAQISSVEKQALIDFYQATNGDNWNTPWQLDKPISNWEGVTIEDGKVTGITLLFNNVEGTIPASIEKLTNLETLELSFNKISGELPSSIGNLKHLKILAFNSNDLSGTIPASIGNLTQLKQLHLSSNKFNGAIPATVKNLNSLEVFNVFDNQLSGILPTELTQNNNLKELMVAENNFTNPEMFSIVLLSNSGATLDLTKEPTITTPANSIIAVERNEDED